In a genomic window of Streptomyces sp. NBC_01591:
- a CDS encoding methyltransferase domain-containing protein, producing the protein MTTADDLSAVYRDQTLVTALDPDTAEQVDGTAWTGIPTSSSTLPSLMAGMLEDLAVQDGDRVLEIGTGTGYNAALLSARLGEHLVYSVDIDPGLVRTAQDHLSSAGFTPQLVPGDGTQGYPTGDRFDRIIATCAVQAVPAAWIEQSRPGTILVADVALGIEGGLVRLEVDEQGRALGHFTATAGRFMAARGEARTYSVPQRPERAAETGTWPSSVTAADVRSHYPFRLLLALYLPRAEIVYHVDDSGAMALQIQGPDGSWARLPLVGAAVGTVTCGGDPGLRTRAEEAWRWWNDAGRPSHDRFGYAREADGTAYVWHIPDGTRWDIPV; encoded by the coding sequence GTGACCACAGCCGACGACCTGTCCGCCGTCTACCGCGATCAGACGCTCGTGACCGCCCTCGATCCGGACACCGCCGAACAGGTGGACGGCACCGCATGGACTGGCATCCCCACCTCGTCCAGCACCTTGCCCAGCCTGATGGCCGGAATGCTCGAGGACCTGGCCGTCCAGGACGGCGACCGCGTCCTCGAGATCGGCACCGGCACCGGCTACAACGCTGCCCTGCTCAGCGCACGCCTCGGCGAACACCTCGTGTACTCCGTCGACATCGACCCCGGCCTCGTCCGCACCGCGCAGGACCATCTGTCGTCCGCGGGTTTCACGCCGCAGCTCGTTCCCGGCGACGGAACCCAGGGCTATCCCACCGGGGACAGGTTCGACCGGATCATCGCGACCTGTGCTGTCCAGGCCGTCCCGGCTGCCTGGATCGAGCAGAGCAGGCCCGGAACCATCCTGGTTGCCGACGTCGCCCTCGGTATCGAGGGAGGGCTCGTCCGCCTGGAGGTCGACGAGCAGGGCCGAGCCCTCGGCCACTTCACCGCGACCGCCGGCCGATTCATGGCGGCCCGCGGCGAGGCCCGCACCTACTCAGTGCCGCAACGACCCGAGCGCGCTGCCGAGACAGGCACGTGGCCGTCGTCCGTCACCGCCGCAGACGTGCGCAGCCACTACCCCTTCCGCCTGCTCCTCGCTCTTTACCTGCCCAGAGCAGAGATCGTGTACCACGTCGACGATTCCGGCGCCATGGCTCTCCAGATCCAGGGACCTGACGGGTCGTGGGCCCGGTTGCCTCTCGTCGGCGCCGCCGTAGGTACGGTCACCTGCGGCGGCGACCCCGGCCTCCGGACCCGGGCCGAGGAAGCATGGCGCTGGTGGAACGATGCGGGCCGCCCCTCGCACGACAGATTCGGCTATGCCCGTGAGGCAGACGGGACCGCGTACGTCTGGCACATCCCCGACGGGACCCGTTGGGACATCCCCGTCTGA
- a CDS encoding SMI1/KNR4 family protein — MTNTTPFDWRPFLLRWSEEWLDFLPDDETQSERDEAARRARWLGFPPASEERIAAMEERLGRRMPPSYREFLKVSDGWQHAGGFIWLLAGTTDVRWHNNESGLADMFEEYLDDDAGPDERREADVWRRGLQLDVESDSIHVLLDPEDVDEDGEWAVYTWASWRAAPPERYANFVEFMRGMYREFHCLRARPADGEPEFANDTTRELDARMEQARLEALRGDWERAGHALDEAREYGRPRAAGLGDQIRRLLGRTYMVYFEDVVTDPQYAPELLPALVAEHAAHSYRDDSTLMFHLRGVGDDVVSLAYATLEQVRNGTYRYAAAGPFGEAVERARELARWGNTDGAWRTLIDALPVWQPLGPDHLAPLGWVADPLLGPLLTPERGRELLSTPRGGQAGEAPSPTAGLDPDNLAWLADPDPHDNLTSYRFVLVEGVQPEDLPGRLEDGNETALDDPMTFDEARHRSLRGQREFSSYDDKALMAVGRAGTRWSFAFDSDPAHFDPQRFVSPAAAASAGTRAVVVWSGLRTWRGAPFFHLSVAQDGAEQYAFTYAGGEIRRTGEIPRALDPERFVGSGEEATEAERPLLEAVTGEFGVQLPRHAITNGRLHTFITRSWTRPPGNGEAYAVVSMNWGAAR; from the coding sequence ATGACGAATACGACACCGTTCGACTGGCGGCCGTTCCTGCTCAGATGGAGCGAGGAGTGGTTGGATTTCCTGCCCGATGATGAGACGCAGAGTGAGAGGGACGAAGCCGCCCGGCGGGCTCGGTGGTTGGGGTTCCCGCCGGCGTCCGAGGAGCGGATCGCAGCCATGGAGGAGCGCCTCGGCCGACGGATGCCCCCGTCGTACCGGGAATTCCTCAAGGTCAGCGACGGGTGGCAGCACGCTGGCGGGTTCATCTGGCTACTGGCGGGGACCACGGACGTGCGCTGGCACAACAACGAGTCCGGACTGGCGGACATGTTCGAGGAGTACCTGGACGACGACGCCGGACCCGACGAGCGGCGGGAAGCGGACGTCTGGCGGCGCGGGCTCCAGCTCGACGTCGAGTCCGACAGCATCCACGTCCTCTTGGATCCCGAGGACGTGGACGAGGATGGCGAGTGGGCCGTGTACACGTGGGCGAGCTGGCGGGCCGCGCCACCCGAGCGGTACGCGAACTTCGTCGAGTTCATGCGGGGCATGTACCGGGAGTTCCACTGCCTGCGGGCACGCCCGGCCGACGGGGAGCCGGAGTTCGCCAACGACACGACGCGAGAGCTGGATGCCCGGATGGAGCAGGCCCGGCTGGAGGCGCTGCGCGGCGACTGGGAACGGGCCGGGCACGCGCTGGACGAGGCAAGGGAGTACGGCAGACCGCGGGCCGCCGGGCTGGGTGACCAGATACGCCGCCTGCTCGGACGGACCTACATGGTGTACTTCGAGGACGTGGTGACCGATCCGCAGTACGCGCCCGAGCTGCTGCCGGCGCTGGTCGCCGAGCACGCGGCGCACTCGTACAGGGACGACTCCACACTGATGTTCCACCTGCGGGGAGTCGGTGACGACGTGGTGTCGCTGGCCTACGCGACGCTGGAGCAGGTACGCAACGGCACGTACCGGTACGCGGCGGCCGGACCGTTCGGGGAAGCGGTCGAACGGGCACGGGAGCTGGCTCGGTGGGGCAATACCGACGGGGCATGGCGGACACTGATAGACGCTCTGCCGGTATGGCAGCCGCTGGGACCCGACCACCTGGCGCCGCTGGGATGGGTGGCCGACCCTCTGCTCGGACCCCTGTTGACCCCGGAACGGGGCCGCGAGCTGCTGTCCACCCCCAGGGGCGGGCAGGCGGGTGAGGCACCGAGCCCGACGGCCGGCCTCGACCCGGACAACCTGGCGTGGCTCGCGGACCCCGACCCCCACGACAACCTCACGTCCTACCGGTTCGTCCTGGTCGAAGGTGTGCAGCCGGAGGACTTGCCCGGACGCCTCGAGGACGGGAACGAGACAGCGCTGGACGATCCCATGACTTTCGACGAAGCCCGCCACCGATCGCTCCGCGGACAGAGGGAGTTCTCGTCCTACGACGACAAAGCCCTCATGGCGGTCGGCCGGGCCGGCACCCGTTGGAGCTTCGCCTTCGACAGCGACCCTGCGCATTTCGACCCGCAGCGGTTCGTCTCCCCGGCTGCGGCCGCCAGCGCGGGCACCCGCGCGGTGGTCGTGTGGAGCGGTCTGAGGACCTGGCGCGGGGCACCGTTCTTCCACCTCTCCGTAGCGCAGGACGGTGCCGAGCAGTACGCCTTCACGTACGCGGGCGGAGAGATACGCCGGACCGGGGAGATACCACGGGCACTGGACCCGGAGCGGTTCGTCGGCTCCGGGGAGGAGGCAACCGAGGCGGAACGGCCGCTACTGGAGGCCGTGACCGGCGAGTTCGGTGTCCAACTGCCGCGCCACGCGATCACGAACGGACGGCTGCACACGTTCATCACCCGCTCATGGACGCGGCCGCCGGGAAACGGGGAGGCGTACGCCGTGGTCAGCATGAACTGGGGTGCCGCGCGCTGA
- a CDS encoding M1 family metallopeptidase gives MKPHMAKGSRPRAAVPGRLSGWAPATALLLAVTTSCTGSAPGNGAVVGKPGTAGVGDRLFPALGNGGYDVVHYGLTLDYMPETNHLKGTAVITARATQDLSRFNLDLSGLRVRTTTVQGAKAQVARSGDELLVTPAKTVRNREVFKTVITYDGTPRTLKDDDGGLEGWIETDDGSTALGQLSGSMTWFPGNHHPSDKATYDTTVTVPKDEDGDPYDVISNGELITEEDKGKTVTRHWRTEEPMASYLAHVSVGYFEIHKGWTDDDVPVYVAIDPDEAEDSADVADLVPEIVDWAGKRFGPYPFSSTGAIVDHLPGLDYALETQTKPYFGEVPEEALLVHELAHQWFGNSVTPRKWKDMWLSEGLATYAEWLWEEERGNRSTTEIFKDFYDGTDAESEGIWAFPPADPPSGGRVSDPPVYGRGAMVVHKVRRAVGDETFFGILRAWTRQHRHGNADTRQFIALCESKSGKDLTALFNTWLFDKKKPSRM, from the coding sequence ATGAAACCGCATATGGCGAAGGGCAGCCGGCCTCGGGCGGCGGTCCCGGGCCGTCTGTCCGGCTGGGCTCCGGCCACAGCACTCCTCCTGGCCGTGACGACGTCCTGCACCGGCTCCGCACCGGGAAACGGTGCCGTCGTCGGAAAGCCCGGTACGGCCGGAGTGGGGGATCGGCTGTTCCCAGCGCTCGGCAATGGCGGCTATGACGTGGTGCACTACGGGCTGACGCTGGATTACATGCCCGAGACCAACCACCTGAAGGGCACGGCGGTCATCACAGCGCGGGCCACCCAGGACCTGAGCCGCTTCAACCTCGACCTGTCAGGGCTGCGGGTACGCACCACCACGGTGCAAGGAGCCAAGGCCCAAGTCGCTCGCTCGGGGGACGAGCTGCTCGTGACACCGGCGAAGACGGTGAGGAACCGCGAAGTCTTCAAGACAGTCATCACCTACGACGGCACACCGCGCACGCTCAAGGACGACGACGGAGGCCTGGAAGGCTGGATAGAGACCGACGACGGCTCGACGGCCCTGGGTCAGCTGTCCGGCTCCATGACCTGGTTCCCGGGCAACCATCACCCGTCGGACAAGGCCACGTACGACACCACGGTCACCGTGCCCAAGGACGAGGACGGCGACCCCTACGACGTGATCAGCAACGGTGAGCTGATCACGGAGGAGGACAAGGGTAAAACGGTGACCCGGCACTGGCGCACTGAGGAGCCCATGGCCAGCTACCTCGCACACGTCTCCGTCGGTTACTTCGAGATCCACAAGGGCTGGACGGACGATGACGTGCCCGTCTACGTCGCCATCGACCCCGACGAGGCCGAAGACTCCGCCGATGTCGCAGACCTGGTGCCCGAGATCGTCGACTGGGCCGGCAAACGCTTCGGTCCCTACCCCTTCTCCTCGACCGGTGCCATCGTCGACCACCTGCCCGGGCTCGACTACGCCCTGGAGACCCAGACCAAGCCCTACTTCGGCGAGGTGCCCGAAGAGGCGCTGCTCGTGCACGAACTGGCACACCAGTGGTTCGGCAACTCCGTCACCCCGCGCAAGTGGAAGGACATGTGGCTCAGCGAGGGTCTGGCCACCTACGCGGAGTGGCTTTGGGAGGAGGAGCGGGGCAACAGGAGCACCACGGAGATCTTCAAGGACTTCTACGACGGCACGGACGCCGAGAGCGAGGGCATCTGGGCGTTCCCGCCAGCGGATCCGCCCAGCGGAGGGCGCGTCTCCGACCCGCCCGTCTACGGACGCGGTGCCATGGTCGTGCACAAGGTGCGCAGGGCCGTCGGCGACGAGACCTTCTTCGGCATCCTTCGTGCCTGGACCCGGCAGCACCGGCACGGCAATGCTGACACCCGGCAGTTCATCGCCCTGTGCGAGAGCAAGTCCGGGAAGGACTTGACCGCGCTCTTCAACACCTGGCTCTTCGACAAGAAGAAGCCCTCCCGGATGTGA
- a CDS encoding trypsin-like serine peptidase yields the protein MRAAKPVKEQEAKHFPAPTRMDRAASRPFEGLPIVGTFFWNDGTETGRFCGGTVVKSPSKNIVMSAGHCFDDQDARKNLAFVPQYDDGKKPHGSFTVKPGRIYVDKRYLSKGPDAAADLDFNFLQLEPRGGKNVEDVVGGAELMINAGYNHDPARLIGYPANQKRPLDCTDKTVRYDSTDPKIPGSFLRIACDKYSGGASGGPFLIKRGSGWGVIGVIGGWKTGGDKDDISYSSYLDGDAKALYDDAVNNRQPAGRGVLGKAETWQHADVMTGGYFTDGNPGSWDYSDLIVRWSDGELTLYRGAGEEADNFDKEIRLVAPNGTWKHAATMAAGDFTGADRDDLIVRWTDGELTLYPDVDEKGLHGEVQLQKPNDLWKHATSITGGRYTTSNKWADDLLVRWSDGEVTLYTDVNRDGFHGEKKIAAPNGTWKHASTITSGDFTGNDQHDLIVRWTDGELTLYKDIDQNGFHGEIQVKKPNRLWTHATILGAGDYTDNRHPDDFLVRWSDGEVSMYPDADETGLNREITLVYPPA from the coding sequence ATGCGGGCCGCGAAGCCCGTCAAGGAGCAGGAGGCCAAGCACTTTCCCGCTCCGACCAGGATGGATCGCGCCGCCAGCCGGCCGTTCGAAGGGTTGCCCATCGTCGGCACCTTCTTCTGGAACGACGGCACCGAAACCGGCCGCTTCTGCGGTGGCACGGTCGTCAAGAGCCCCAGCAAGAACATCGTGATGAGCGCCGGTCACTGCTTCGACGACCAGGACGCACGCAAGAACCTCGCGTTCGTCCCACAGTACGACGACGGGAAGAAGCCGCACGGCTCCTTCACCGTCAAGCCTGGGCGTATCTACGTCGACAAGCGGTACCTGTCCAAGGGCCCGGACGCCGCGGCCGACCTCGACTTCAACTTCCTGCAGCTCGAACCGCGCGGCGGCAAGAACGTCGAGGACGTCGTCGGCGGTGCCGAGCTGATGATCAACGCCGGGTACAACCACGACCCCGCCCGTCTCATCGGCTACCCGGCCAACCAGAAACGCCCGCTGGACTGCACGGACAAGACCGTCCGTTACGACAGCACCGACCCCAAGATCCCGGGCAGCTTCCTGCGCATCGCCTGTGACAAGTACTCGGGTGGTGCCTCCGGTGGCCCGTTCCTCATCAAGCGGGGCAGCGGCTGGGGCGTCATCGGCGTCATCGGCGGCTGGAAGACGGGCGGCGACAAGGACGACATCTCCTACAGCTCCTACCTCGACGGCGACGCCAAGGCGCTGTACGACGACGCGGTCAACAACCGTCAGCCGGCGGGCCGTGGTGTCCTGGGCAAGGCCGAGACCTGGCAGCATGCCGACGTCATGACGGGTGGCTACTTCACTGACGGCAATCCGGGATCCTGGGACTACTCCGACCTGATCGTGCGCTGGTCCGACGGCGAGCTGACCTTGTACCGCGGTGCCGGGGAGGAAGCCGACAACTTCGACAAGGAGATTCGTCTCGTCGCGCCCAACGGTACCTGGAAGCACGCCGCGACCATGGCCGCGGGCGACTTCACCGGGGCCGACCGCGACGACCTCATCGTCCGATGGACGGACGGCGAACTGACGCTCTATCCCGATGTCGACGAGAAGGGGCTCCACGGCGAGGTACAGCTACAGAAGCCCAACGACCTGTGGAAGCACGCCACTTCCATCACCGGTGGTCGCTACACGACCAGCAACAAGTGGGCCGACGATCTCCTGGTCCGCTGGAGCGACGGTGAAGTCACCCTGTACACCGACGTCAACCGCGACGGCTTCCACGGCGAGAAGAAAATCGCCGCGCCCAACGGCACCTGGAAGCACGCCTCGACGATCACGTCGGGCGACTTCACCGGCAACGACCAGCACGACCTCATCGTGCGCTGGACGGACGGCGAACTGACCCTCTACAAGGACATCGACCAGAACGGTTTCCACGGCGAGATCCAGGTCAAGAAGCCCAACCGGCTCTGGACGCACGCCACCATCCTGGGCGCCGGCGACTACACGGACAACCGCCACCCGGACGACTTCCTGGTGCGGTGGTCCGACGGTGAGGTGTCCATGTACCCGGATGCCGACGAGACCGGCCTGAACCGCGAGATCACGCTGGTGTACCCGCCTGCGTAG
- the mobF gene encoding MobF family relaxase, whose product MGWATPIVAPEQVEYRLAEDCGCDQSSDAEVEYRLAAASDLRWIGSGLTELGLVAGEPVDPDAARALMDGRDWRTGEQLVKRKRELDPRGKVTARVVVDAITELAAADGMTAAQYLGNEALASRFARAERGIVRDGEAHLLPVGDAGRLAAAAGLSVEQLYGGDVIAEANRWRNHRVDVGLRGVDLSLDLPKSISTAYALAGEELAAAIEGEWMASVTEAVGALEEWTAYGMAGHHGDGQRAERVATSGLIGWTTLHRSARPVDASPGDPHLHVHVNIAHMARCEDGKWRTIAAGAEDLLRHVHLINEIAEARLRARLIERHGARFVRSESTGAWELVGVDGDLRSAFSRRRQQVLALVGRDAGRDRMRAAARWTAQAKDEAAAEAPRHNWRTRAAAVLGSEAAVDAMVAAALPGPDGPAPSWPGGDRPLMPGPQEIASQIWDPEHGLTAARKAVTHTHVMAAVTRTLPYLLSKDQLVALTDEVLPVDGHAVRLADSNRHHRTHRQRYTHSGVVAAEQTIIECATAGLGAGLAQLTPEAAELTIATVEVAQSMSGRAFRFSPQQRAVVMRLLTAGHGTDAVIGVAGAGKTTLMSAARAGWEAAGLTVAGASTAAVAAANLAAEAGIESRTIAAWTREISGGRGLHGVGVMVIDEAAMVDDRALAALLRHAARTGTKIAGVGDPLQLRAVGIGGGFARIHRLVDGLQLTENRRQRDVVERAALQDWRDGGRTTAISAYAAHGHVHADDTATEALTSMLARWNEVRGRWSGDPHGQVADLLLLAARRADVAALNAGARAVLVASGELDAGRTYAVAGGGRVAFAAGDLVHIRRNDYRSRRDLSQPDVLNGFRGVVLEVDDERGVRVEWRRRRPGGGHDTQAAWMSKKDIAEGRLTHGYAMTIGSAQGLTSDLTIAYGLHADSRSLYPAMSRARLGSHLFLPLDELEDDVTRIRFGEVRTDGERLDRAVAACGRLLEEERGDVMVTDELATAGRSMPTIPPATVTPWNEREWGHLATAHLEPGVQRANRDAATATERARTYARQADELAAVLGTGQAPARRTFAQISRHLDTADSDLARAVRAEEQADAIDLQLARLRESNRIEGDAERKIVARLALKRTVLTGRRRMREAADVMHARIEDRTRQITELDGRAAELRARARALRDSARDRIHRSTGTDSDRPLSDRIAECRAQLPALAVRLNRADADRHEELLRQAAEQRTIAALETRKACGLREEAELRARLTPGQAVRETEQRSLAAREAAAARQAEQNLRRTTREAGHRNRAASPQPQPQVRPGPGLGR is encoded by the coding sequence ATGGGATGGGCGACCCCGATCGTGGCTCCCGAGCAGGTCGAGTACCGGCTCGCAGAAGACTGTGGCTGTGACCAGTCGTCGGATGCCGAGGTCGAGTACCGGCTCGCGGCCGCGAGTGACCTGCGGTGGATCGGGAGCGGGCTGACGGAGCTGGGCCTGGTCGCGGGAGAGCCTGTCGATCCCGATGCCGCGCGGGCGCTGATGGACGGCCGGGACTGGCGTACCGGTGAGCAGTTGGTGAAGCGCAAGCGGGAGCTGGACCCGCGCGGAAAGGTGACCGCGCGCGTAGTGGTCGACGCCATCACCGAGCTCGCAGCCGCCGACGGGATGACTGCTGCGCAGTACCTCGGCAACGAGGCGCTGGCGAGCCGATTCGCACGTGCCGAACGCGGGATCGTCCGCGACGGGGAGGCGCACCTGCTGCCGGTCGGCGATGCCGGGCGTCTGGCAGCGGCGGCCGGGCTGTCGGTCGAGCAGCTCTACGGTGGCGATGTGATCGCCGAGGCGAACCGGTGGCGCAACCATCGCGTCGACGTCGGACTGCGCGGCGTCGACCTCTCTCTCGACCTCCCGAAATCCATCAGCACCGCGTACGCGCTCGCCGGCGAGGAACTGGCCGCGGCGATCGAGGGCGAGTGGATGGCCTCGGTGACCGAAGCAGTCGGGGCTCTGGAGGAGTGGACGGCCTATGGCATGGCCGGTCACCACGGTGACGGGCAGCGCGCCGAGCGGGTGGCCACCTCCGGGCTGATCGGCTGGACGACGCTGCATCGCTCCGCCCGACCGGTGGACGCATCCCCGGGTGACCCGCACCTGCATGTTCACGTCAACATTGCGCACATGGCGCGCTGCGAGGACGGGAAGTGGCGCACCATCGCGGCCGGGGCGGAGGACCTGCTCCGGCACGTGCACCTGATCAACGAGATTGCCGAGGCCCGGCTGCGCGCCCGGCTGATCGAGCGTCACGGTGCGCGGTTCGTCCGCAGCGAGAGCACAGGGGCGTGGGAACTCGTAGGCGTCGACGGGGACCTGCGCAGTGCCTTCTCGCGTCGCCGGCAGCAAGTCCTCGCCCTCGTCGGCAGGGACGCCGGCCGTGATCGGATGAGGGCCGCCGCGAGGTGGACGGCCCAGGCCAAGGACGAGGCGGCGGCAGAGGCGCCACGCCACAACTGGCGGACGCGCGCCGCGGCGGTGCTGGGCAGCGAGGCTGCCGTTGACGCGATGGTCGCGGCCGCACTTCCCGGGCCCGACGGGCCCGCACCGTCATGGCCTGGTGGTGACCGGCCGCTGATGCCAGGTCCGCAGGAGATTGCCTCGCAGATCTGGGATCCCGAACACGGGTTGACCGCAGCCCGGAAGGCTGTCACCCATACCCACGTCATGGCCGCCGTCACACGGACGCTGCCCTACCTGTTGAGCAAGGACCAGCTGGTCGCGCTGACCGACGAGGTCCTGCCCGTCGACGGGCATGCCGTACGTCTCGCGGATTCCAACCGGCACCACCGCACACACCGTCAGCGCTACACGCACAGCGGCGTCGTCGCGGCCGAGCAGACCATCATCGAGTGCGCGACGGCCGGTCTGGGTGCGGGCCTGGCGCAGCTGACGCCCGAGGCCGCCGAGCTGACGATCGCCACCGTAGAAGTCGCCCAGTCCATGTCCGGCCGCGCCTTCCGGTTCTCTCCTCAGCAGCGCGCCGTCGTGATGCGTCTGCTCACCGCCGGGCACGGGACCGACGCCGTGATCGGCGTCGCGGGTGCGGGCAAGACCACATTGATGAGTGCCGCCAGGGCCGGGTGGGAGGCCGCCGGCCTGACCGTTGCCGGAGCGAGCACGGCGGCCGTGGCGGCCGCGAACCTTGCCGCCGAGGCAGGCATCGAGTCCCGGACGATCGCGGCCTGGACGCGCGAGATCAGCGGCGGACGCGGTCTCCATGGCGTTGGCGTCATGGTCATCGACGAGGCAGCCATGGTCGACGACCGCGCCCTCGCCGCGTTGCTCCGCCATGCCGCCCGGACCGGCACGAAGATCGCCGGTGTCGGCGATCCGCTGCAGCTGCGCGCCGTCGGCATCGGCGGCGGCTTCGCCCGGATCCACCGGCTCGTCGACGGGCTGCAACTGACGGAGAACCGGCGTCAGCGAGACGTCGTCGAGAGAGCGGCGCTGCAGGACTGGCGCGATGGAGGCCGTACGACAGCCATTTCGGCGTACGCCGCACACGGTCACGTACACGCTGATGACACCGCCACCGAGGCCCTGACCTCCATGCTCGCGCGCTGGAACGAGGTACGCGGCCGATGGTCCGGGGATCCACACGGGCAGGTCGCCGATCTGCTGCTGCTCGCCGCACGGCGGGCGGACGTGGCCGCGCTCAACGCAGGGGCCCGCGCCGTCCTGGTCGCCTCCGGAGAACTGGACGCGGGCCGTACGTACGCAGTTGCCGGCGGCGGCCGGGTCGCCTTCGCCGCCGGAGACCTGGTCCACATCCGGCGCAACGACTACCGCTCCCGCCGCGACCTTTCCCAGCCCGACGTGCTCAACGGCTTCCGCGGCGTTGTCCTCGAAGTAGACGACGAGCGGGGGGTACGGGTCGAATGGCGCCGTCGACGCCCCGGCGGCGGGCACGACACACAGGCCGCGTGGATGTCGAAGAAGGACATCGCCGAGGGCCGGCTGACCCACGGCTACGCCATGACGATCGGTTCCGCCCAGGGCCTCACCTCCGACCTGACGATCGCCTATGGCCTGCATGCCGACTCCCGTTCGCTGTACCCGGCCATGTCCCGGGCCCGGCTGGGATCGCACCTCTTCCTGCCGCTCGACGAACTCGAGGACGACGTCACCCGGATCCGCTTCGGTGAAGTCCGTACCGACGGCGAACGACTGGACCGTGCCGTCGCGGCGTGCGGGCGGCTGCTGGAGGAGGAGCGCGGCGACGTCATGGTCACCGACGAGCTCGCCACCGCAGGGCGTTCGATGCCGACGATCCCGCCTGCGACAGTGACGCCTTGGAACGAACGGGAATGGGGACATCTGGCCACCGCCCACCTGGAGCCCGGTGTCCAGCGGGCCAACCGGGACGCGGCGACCGCCACGGAGCGGGCACGGACCTACGCACGGCAGGCCGACGAGCTCGCCGCCGTCCTCGGTACCGGTCAGGCACCGGCACGCCGGACCTTCGCACAGATCAGCCGGCACCTGGACACGGCGGACAGCGATCTCGCCCGCGCTGTGCGTGCCGAGGAGCAGGCCGATGCCATCGACCTCCAACTTGCCAGGCTGCGCGAGTCGAACCGTATCGAGGGCGACGCGGAGCGGAAGATCGTCGCCCGCCTCGCCCTGAAGAGGACCGTGCTCACTGGACGGCGCCGTATGAGGGAGGCCGCCGACGTCATGCACGCCAGGATCGAGGACCGTACCCGGCAGATCACGGAACTGGACGGCCGGGCAGCCGAACTGCGAGCCCGGGCCCGGGCTCTGCGTGACAGCGCCAGGGACCGGATCCACAGATCCACCGGAACCGACTCCGACAGGCCGCTGTCCGACCGGATCGCCGAGTGCCGCGCCCAACTGCCTGCCCTCGCCGTCCGCCTGAACCGTGCTGACGCGGACAGGCACGAGGAACTTCTCCGGCAGGCGGCGGAGCAGCGCACGATTGCCGCCCTGGAGACACGTAAGGCGTGCGGGCTGCGTGAGGAAGCCGAGCTACGGGCCCGGCTCACCCCTGGGCAGGCGGTCCGTGAGACGGAACAACGGTCGCTGGCAGCACGGGAAGCCGCAGCCGCACGTCAGGCCGAGCAGAACCTCCGACGCACTACCCGCGAAGCCGGCCATCGCAACCGTGCCGCCTCTCCGCAGCCGCAGCCGCAGGTGCGGCCAGGACCAGGCCTCGGCCGCTGA
- a CDS encoding GNAT family N-acetyltransferase, which yields MSIDPLVVRAHGLWEHLAQVPVSFAQPGGVHVVVSPRSGLCPVGWVGVVALGGSAIVTAPSDSAARIVRDALGRLPVEAVVDSALVREALPVARVLGPAALSYVSAAGFRPADTGALTVEQLSAGHPDLRSLEQVAGHEDAGEAALDEITSPAFVVREHGQVVAAAGYRAWPRRTAHIGVLTAPETRGRGLARVTGSAAVAHALAVGLLPQWRARPPASRRVAAALGFEELGSQLSIEIA from the coding sequence ATGTCGATTGATCCGTTGGTGGTACGAGCCCATGGGCTCTGGGAGCACCTGGCCCAGGTGCCGGTGTCGTTCGCCCAGCCGGGCGGTGTGCACGTGGTGGTCTCTCCGCGCTCCGGGCTGTGCCCGGTTGGCTGGGTCGGAGTGGTAGCTCTGGGCGGATCAGCGATTGTGACCGCGCCGAGTGACAGTGCCGCCCGAATTGTTCGTGACGCACTGGGGAGACTGCCGGTGGAGGCCGTCGTGGATAGCGCTTTGGTCCGGGAGGCCCTTCCGGTCGCTCGGGTGCTCGGGCCGGCGGCGCTGTCATATGTGTCCGCAGCGGGATTCCGGCCGGCGGACACTGGTGCGTTGACGGTGGAGCAACTGTCAGCCGGTCACCCGGATTTGCGGAGCTTGGAGCAGGTGGCGGGTCATGAGGACGCTGGTGAGGCTGCTCTGGACGAGATTACGTCGCCCGCGTTCGTGGTCCGCGAGCATGGCCAGGTGGTTGCTGCTGCGGGATATCGGGCCTGGCCGAGGCGGACGGCCCATATCGGCGTACTGACGGCGCCAGAAACGCGCGGGCGAGGACTGGCACGGGTGACGGGCTCAGCGGCGGTCGCTCATGCTCTCGCTGTCGGGCTGTTGCCGCAGTGGCGCGCGCGCCCTCCCGCCTCCCGACGTGTTGCGGCCGCATTGGGTTTCGAGGAACTGGGTTCCCAACTCAGCATCGAGATCGCTTGA